DNA from Sulfurimonas xiamenensis:
ATGCATAACCGTATTCGCAAGAGAGTAGGAGATAGCATGAGGCATATGAGAGATAAAAGCTGCATGACGGTCATGCTCTTTTGCAGACATAAAATATTTTTTCATCTCAAGAGCTTTAAATATTTTTTTTGCGATTTTTACTTGAAAATCTCCGCTGTTTTCAATATCGCATAAAACTACAACATTGTCTTTATATAAATTATCAATTGCAGCTTTTGGTCCATAACTTTCAGTTCCTGTCATTGGATGTGCAGCAACAAAATTTTTCCGTATCTTTGGCGGAACAGATGAAATTATTTTGGATTTTGTGCTGCCTAGATCTATAATAGTTGCACTCTCTTTTACCTCTGTTAAATTTTTAAGTGCCGAGATTATTCCATCTACCGGAATTGCTAAAAAAATAACATCGTAATTTTTAATTTCACTAAACTCTATAACATTATCAACCAAACCAAGCTCTACTGCCTCTTGCTGGTGAATTTTATTATGATCACTACCGACAATATTATTGATAAAATCTAATTTTTTTAAACTTATGGCAAGTGAACCTCCCATAAGACCTAACCCAATTATTGCTACATTCATATCAGTTCTTTTTTTTTATTTTTTAAATTATACAAAGTTTACTTAATATTAACCTCATAAAAGGTAAAATCTCCTTCTATTTTATAATTATGGAAATTAAATGAGAATATTTTTAGCAACATTGTTAACTTTACTGGCAGTAAATTTATATGCATACACAGTAAAATCTGTAAAATATGAGGGTATGGTACATATGTCAGAATCTGTAGCATCAAG
Protein-coding regions in this window:
- a CDS encoding prephenate dehydrogenase; its protein translation is MNVAIIGLGLMGGSLAISLKKLDFINNIVGSDHNKIHQQEAVELGLVDNVIEFSEIKNYDVIFLAIPVDGIISALKNLTEVKESATIIDLGSTKSKIISSVPPKIRKNFVAAHPMTGTESYGPKAAIDNLYKDNVVVLCDIENSGDFQVKIAKKIFKALEMKKYFMSAKEHDRHAAFISHMPHAISYSLANTVMHQENKHNILALAAGGFRSMSRLAKSSPNMWEDIFRQNRANLLEAITLFEDELKLLKGYIENEEWYKVHKNIEAGNRLHDILD